A stretch of Cryptosporangium aurantiacum DNA encodes these proteins:
- a CDS encoding thiolase family protein, which produces MRRVAVVGAGMTAFGEHFGLGLKDLVPMAVTEMADSVEKGLDRADIQAAWFGELTTTDGFPSGILADSCGLLDIPVTRVENACATGNDAVRNATYAVGSGVVDVALVVGADKVRESSARSTFWEWAALTRDMAWDYPLGLVAPANFALHVARYLHESPATREHMAMVAVKNHRHAVSNPKAQLRFEITVEQALAAPMVVAPFGLYDCTPQSDGAAALLLVAEDVVDRYTDRPVWVRGVGLGLDRVMHQHKTDMTTFPPTVKAARAAYTMAGLGPDDIDVAEVHDCFTGVEMISYEDLGFAPRLGAYRLVEDGVTSVGGAKPVNPSGGLKAKGHPPGATGVAQCVELFEQLRGESHNQVDGARNALAHNVGGPTAVSAVTVLSVDRG; this is translated from the coding sequence ATGAGGCGGGTCGCGGTCGTGGGAGCCGGCATGACGGCCTTCGGCGAGCACTTCGGGCTCGGGCTGAAGGACCTGGTGCCGATGGCGGTCACCGAGATGGCCGACAGCGTCGAGAAGGGACTGGACCGGGCCGATATCCAGGCCGCCTGGTTCGGGGAGCTGACCACCACCGACGGGTTTCCGTCCGGCATCCTGGCCGACTCGTGCGGCCTGCTCGACATTCCGGTGACCCGGGTGGAGAACGCGTGCGCGACCGGCAACGACGCGGTCCGCAACGCGACGTACGCGGTCGGCTCGGGCGTGGTGGACGTCGCCCTGGTGGTCGGTGCCGACAAGGTGCGCGAGTCCTCGGCCCGCAGCACGTTCTGGGAGTGGGCGGCGTTGACCCGCGACATGGCCTGGGACTACCCGCTGGGCCTGGTCGCACCGGCGAACTTCGCGCTGCACGTCGCCCGCTACCTCCACGAGTCGCCGGCCACCCGGGAGCACATGGCGATGGTGGCCGTGAAGAACCACCGGCACGCCGTGAGCAACCCGAAGGCGCAGCTGCGCTTCGAGATCACGGTCGAGCAGGCGCTGGCCGCGCCGATGGTCGTCGCACCGTTCGGCCTGTACGACTGCACGCCGCAGAGCGACGGGGCCGCCGCGCTGCTGCTCGTCGCCGAGGACGTCGTCGACCGGTACACCGATCGGCCGGTCTGGGTACGGGGCGTCGGGCTCGGCCTCGACCGGGTGATGCACCAGCACAAGACCGACATGACGACGTTCCCGCCGACGGTGAAGGCCGCGCGGGCCGCGTACACGATGGCGGGGCTCGGGCCGGACGACATCGACGTGGCCGAGGTGCACGACTGCTTCACCGGCGTGGAGATGATCTCGTACGAGGACCTCGGCTTCGCGCCCCGACTCGGTGCGTATCGGCTGGTGGAGGACGGCGTGACGAGCGTTGGCGGCGCCAAGCCGGTCAACCCCAGCGGCGGGCTGAAGGCGAAGGGGCATCCGCCGGGCGCGACCGGTGTGGCTCAGTGCGTGGAGTTGTTCGAGCAGCTCCGCGGTGAGTCGCACAACCAGGTGGACGGCGCCCGGAACGCCCTGGCGCACAACGTCGGTGGCCCGACCGCCGTCTCCGCGGTCACCGTGCTCTCGGTGGACCGCGGATGA
- a CDS encoding Zn-ribbon domain-containing OB-fold protein, producing MGQLSAVGTYLPPWGSHTVRVAGRDEDVVTMGVAAGRAALSGRSETVGRVVLVSRDLPLLDGGNGAALLAGLGLPSDVPVVEQVGGAPAALDAVAGAAPGTLVIAADLAPAGAAAVLVDTVGPEVEPVARVTRSLPVRARGRDGVTRDYDDPRLERDRGAGVAVDRLALPSKPAVVAGLAARQASALAEGRPPALPTTGASAALFALAALTGAGLVLAVEQASAAAVTVDGLPAVVRRDERSAAPMDVQRETPGPEIALPLAAYERAFTPKLRWEAAACAACGTLAFPPRYRCLGCGAEGRWAAVPLPRTGEVYTAVTVHVPVPGIATPYSLVIVELDDVGVRALVPVTGVRAGTAGIGDRGRLVFRRMAVRTGIPDYGYALLPERPDEVDGWVTTAGSPATEGGR from the coding sequence ATGGGGCAGTTGAGCGCGGTCGGGACCTACCTCCCGCCGTGGGGGAGTCACACGGTTCGGGTCGCGGGCCGGGACGAAGACGTGGTCACGATGGGTGTCGCCGCAGGCAGGGCCGCGCTGAGCGGTCGGTCGGAGACGGTCGGCCGGGTCGTCCTCGTCAGCCGGGACCTGCCGCTGCTCGACGGGGGCAACGGGGCGGCGCTTCTCGCCGGGCTGGGACTTCCCTCCGACGTGCCGGTCGTGGAGCAGGTCGGAGGTGCGCCTGCCGCACTGGACGCCGTGGCGGGCGCCGCGCCGGGCACGCTGGTCATCGCGGCGGACCTCGCGCCGGCTGGTGCGGCGGCGGTCCTGGTGGACACGGTCGGCCCGGAGGTGGAGCCGGTGGCACGCGTGACCCGCAGCCTTCCGGTTCGCGCGCGGGGCCGCGACGGTGTGACCCGCGACTACGACGATCCCCGGCTGGAGCGGGATCGCGGGGCCGGCGTGGCCGTGGATCGTCTAGCGCTGCCGTCCAAGCCCGCGGTCGTGGCCGGGCTGGCGGCGCGGCAGGCCTCCGCGCTGGCTGAGGGCCGTCCACCGGCGTTGCCCACGACCGGAGCGAGCGCCGCGTTGTTCGCGCTGGCGGCACTGACCGGGGCCGGCCTCGTGCTCGCGGTGGAACAGGCGAGTGCCGCCGCCGTGACCGTGGACGGCCTGCCTGCGGTGGTCCGCCGGGACGAACGGTCCGCGGCGCCGATGGACGTTCAGCGGGAGACGCCGGGGCCCGAGATCGCACTGCCGCTCGCCGCCTACGAGCGGGCGTTCACCCCGAAGCTCCGGTGGGAGGCGGCGGCCTGCGCCGCCTGCGGAACGCTCGCGTTTCCGCCCCGGTACCGCTGCCTGGGGTGCGGCGCCGAGGGGCGCTGGGCGGCCGTGCCGTTGCCGCGTACCGGTGAGGTCTACACCGCGGTGACCGTCCACGTCCCCGTGCCCGGGATCGCGACGCCGTACTCGCTGGTGATCGTCGAGCTCGACGACGTCGGCGTGCGGGCGCTGGTACCGGTGACCGGCGTGCGGGCCGGGACCGCGGGGATCGGGGACCGCGGCCGGTTGGTCTTCCGCCGGATGGCGGTTCGGACCGGAATCCCCGACTACGGGTACGCGCTGCTGCCCGAGCGTCCGGACGAGGTTGACGGCTGGGTAACGACGGCGGGTTCGCCCGCGACGGAGGGTGGGCGATGA
- a CDS encoding acyl-CoA dehydrogenase family protein, whose protein sequence is MTAGLIEADNLLAYSAGVREYLASTPDLDRWRGLHHGTTEDRITSHARLIGELYRAGWNRYGWPVDAGGLGGDERHRAVLYDALSAAGLPVPEPYLMLETLGPPLLRFAPALAAEVVPAYLRGEEWWGQGFSEPDAGSDLAGLRTRATRDGDVYRVEGQKIWTSHGATARRLVCLVRTGTPAERHRGLTMLMVDTDAPGVSVRPIGLASGRNELAEIFLDDVQVPTNRLIGAEGQGWAVAMYLLQFERAMFAWLSAAVALRRLRELRAQATQSPLPDGATSRFGACYADLIALRSRSAATVRRLAAGEPVGPEASVDKILLGQLETDLHDLARDIPGTGFLLRPDPDADTWRADWWYSRAATIMGGSAEVQRTILADHVLGLPRERTA, encoded by the coding sequence ATGACCGCGGGCCTGATCGAGGCCGACAACCTCCTGGCGTACTCCGCGGGCGTGCGGGAGTATCTGGCGTCCACACCGGATCTCGACCGCTGGCGCGGCCTCCACCACGGCACCACCGAGGATCGGATCACCTCCCACGCGCGGCTGATCGGCGAGCTGTACCGCGCCGGGTGGAACCGGTACGGATGGCCGGTCGACGCGGGTGGGCTGGGCGGCGACGAGCGGCATCGCGCCGTTCTGTACGACGCGCTGTCCGCCGCCGGGCTCCCGGTACCGGAGCCGTACCTGATGCTGGAGACGCTCGGGCCGCCGCTGCTGCGGTTCGCGCCCGCGCTCGCAGCCGAGGTGGTGCCGGCCTACCTGCGCGGCGAGGAGTGGTGGGGGCAGGGGTTCTCCGAGCCCGACGCCGGTAGCGACCTGGCCGGTCTGCGCACCCGGGCCACGCGGGACGGGGACGTCTACCGGGTCGAAGGGCAGAAGATCTGGACGTCGCACGGTGCGACCGCCCGGCGGCTGGTCTGCCTGGTCCGCACCGGCACCCCGGCCGAACGGCATCGCGGGCTGACGATGCTCATGGTCGACACGGACGCGCCCGGCGTCTCCGTCCGGCCGATCGGGCTGGCCAGCGGCCGCAACGAGCTGGCAGAGATCTTTCTCGACGACGTCCAGGTCCCGACGAACCGGCTGATCGGCGCGGAGGGCCAGGGCTGGGCGGTGGCGATGTACCTGCTCCAGTTCGAGCGCGCGATGTTCGCGTGGCTGTCGGCCGCGGTGGCGCTGCGCCGCCTCCGGGAACTCCGCGCACAAGCGACGCAGTCCCCGCTGCCGGACGGTGCGACGAGCCGGTTCGGGGCCTGCTACGCGGACCTGATCGCGCTGCGATCCCGGAGCGCGGCCACCGTCCGGCGCCTCGCGGCCGGTGAGCCGGTCGGCCCGGAGGCGAGCGTCGACAAGATTCTCCTCGGACAGCTGGAGACCGACCTGCACGACCTGGCGCGGGACATCCCGGGAACCGGATTCCTGCTGCGGCCCGATCCCGACGCCGACACCTGGCGGGCGGACTGGTGGTACAGCCGCGCCGCCACGATCATGGGCGGCTCCGCCGAGGTGCAGCGGACGATCCTCGCCGACCACGTACTCGGCCTCCCCCGCGAGCGCACCGCATGA
- a CDS encoding acyl-CoA dehydrogenase family protein produces MSTGLDRDTAEQLTASLHAVFTAAPEHPETALTDLGWDDVRAADPVAATRLLFTAHGRALATSRLLDGVVLDEIPPVSAARRAVLYPYPDGGGLPGRRGVLLGPLDGIDEVVVLTEYAAPVRLPADAVARAAAPASGFDRTSRWLVVDEVPWPDTTPPAGPPPDRAIAAARRALAAELIGVTDSALSLAVEHTTSRTQFGRPIGSFQAVRHRLAEAYVALEAARSTLDAAEADGTPWSAALAKRAAGLAQAGTLRTAVQVCGAMGVAGEGPVHAYVARGAALDALLGGHRSLTASLGAALLSGAELHPVVTMEDA; encoded by the coding sequence ATGAGCACCGGCCTCGACCGGGACACCGCGGAGCAGCTCACCGCCTCCCTGCACGCGGTCTTCACCGCTGCCCCCGAGCACCCCGAGACGGCGCTGACCGACCTGGGCTGGGACGACGTCCGCGCCGCCGATCCGGTCGCCGCGACCCGGCTGCTGTTCACCGCGCACGGTCGTGCGTTGGCGACGTCCCGGCTGCTCGACGGCGTCGTACTCGACGAGATTCCGCCGGTGTCGGCGGCACGTCGGGCTGTCCTCTACCCGTATCCGGACGGCGGCGGACTCCCGGGCCGGCGGGGCGTCCTCCTCGGACCTCTGGACGGGATCGACGAGGTGGTCGTCCTGACGGAGTACGCGGCTCCGGTGCGCCTTCCGGCCGACGCGGTGGCTCGCGCCGCCGCCCCCGCCTCCGGGTTCGACCGCACGTCGCGCTGGCTCGTCGTCGACGAAGTGCCCTGGCCGGACACGACTCCACCGGCCGGGCCACCGCCGGACCGGGCGATCGCGGCCGCGCGCCGCGCGCTCGCCGCCGAGCTGATCGGGGTCACCGACTCCGCGCTGTCCCTCGCCGTGGAGCACACCACGAGCCGCACGCAGTTCGGACGGCCGATCGGTTCCTTCCAGGCGGTCCGGCACCGCCTCGCGGAGGCCTACGTCGCCCTGGAGGCCGCGCGGTCAACGCTGGACGCCGCCGAGGCGGACGGGACGCCCTGGTCCGCGGCGCTCGCCAAGCGGGCGGCCGGGCTGGCCCAGGCAGGGACGCTCCGCACGGCGGTCCAGGTGTGCGGGGCCATGGGTGTGGCCGGCGAAGGACCCGTCCACGCGTACGTCGCGCGGGGCGCCGCACTCGACGCGCTGCTCGGCGGCCACCGGTCGCTGACCGCATCTCTCGGTGCTGCTCTGCTCTCCGGCGCGGAACTGCACCCCGTGGTGACGATGGAGGACGCGTGA
- a CDS encoding acyl-CoA dehydrogenase family protein, translating into MSEDLGTFADEVRVFLDANAERRPPATTVDWGVGEDRIAYFSTDPPDVDAAKVAAARAWQRRRYEAGFGWISGPTEHGGRGLSTLHDLVYDGIEADYDVPDTGVLAVIGLGMIGPTILAHAEPHIKQRYLPAMYSGDVIACQLFSEPGAGSDLASLTTRAVRDGDEWVLTGQKVWTSIAQHAGIGMALCRTNPDAPKHRGITAFLVDMAAPGVEVRPLRQMTGGADFNEVFLTDVRVPDDHRLGPVDGGWRTALTTLMNERATVGGEGVGPAARAVSLPFLTALLEQNGRRGDPAVRRELARLYADQAATEALNRQAIGRAQAGVQPGPEASVSKLLYAQNLTRGARLAAEVLGPKLIADTGAWGAYSWTELLLSTPALRILGGTEEIMKNILAERVLGLPKEPGIDSTTPFRELRRSGGAR; encoded by the coding sequence GTGAGCGAGGACCTGGGCACGTTCGCCGACGAGGTCCGGGTGTTCCTGGACGCCAACGCCGAGCGGCGGCCACCGGCCACGACGGTCGACTGGGGAGTCGGCGAGGACCGGATCGCGTACTTCAGCACGGATCCGCCGGACGTCGACGCGGCGAAGGTCGCCGCGGCGCGGGCCTGGCAGCGGCGCCGCTACGAGGCGGGTTTCGGCTGGATCAGCGGGCCGACCGAGCACGGCGGCCGCGGACTCTCGACGCTGCACGACCTGGTCTACGACGGCATCGAAGCCGACTACGACGTGCCGGACACCGGCGTGCTCGCCGTGATCGGGCTCGGCATGATCGGGCCGACGATCCTCGCGCACGCCGAACCGCACATCAAACAGCGCTACCTCCCGGCGATGTACTCCGGCGACGTGATCGCCTGCCAGCTGTTCAGCGAACCGGGCGCCGGGTCCGACCTGGCCAGCCTGACCACCCGCGCGGTCCGCGACGGTGACGAGTGGGTCCTCACCGGGCAGAAGGTCTGGACGTCGATCGCCCAGCACGCCGGAATCGGCATGGCGCTCTGCCGGACGAATCCGGACGCCCCCAAGCACCGTGGAATCACCGCCTTCCTGGTGGACATGGCCGCTCCCGGCGTCGAGGTCCGGCCGCTACGCCAGATGACCGGCGGCGCCGACTTCAACGAGGTCTTCCTGACCGACGTCCGGGTGCCCGACGACCACCGGCTCGGCCCGGTCGACGGCGGCTGGCGCACCGCGCTCACGACGCTGATGAACGAGCGCGCCACCGTCGGCGGAGAAGGTGTCGGACCGGCGGCCCGAGCCGTCTCGCTGCCGTTCCTCACCGCGCTGCTGGAGCAGAACGGACGCCGCGGCGATCCGGCGGTCCGACGCGAACTCGCGCGGCTCTACGCCGACCAAGCCGCGACGGAGGCCCTCAACCGCCAGGCGATCGGGCGGGCGCAAGCCGGTGTACAGCCCGGCCCGGAGGCGTCGGTCTCGAAGCTGCTGTACGCGCAGAACCTCACCCGGGGCGCACGCCTGGCGGCCGAGGTGCTCGGGCCGAAGCTGATCGCCGACACCGGCGCCTGGGGCGCGTACTCCTGGACCGAGCTGCTGCTGTCCACACCGGCGCTGCGGATTCTCGGCGGAACCGAGGAGATCATGAAGAACATCCTGGCCGAGCGCGTGCTCGGGCTGCCGAAGGAGCCGGGCATCGACAGTACGACGCCGTTCCGCGAGCTGCGCCGCTCGGGAGGGGCCCGATGA
- a CDS encoding acyl-CoA dehydrogenase family protein, with translation MTALSTDRVRTSAAERDELRAAVRSYLAERSDEQVVRRTIDAGVYDPAVWSGLATELGVVSLALPAAYGGDGYSFAELHVVFEELGRALTPSPFLATVVLAASALLASEDDVACAEHLPAIAAGTRTATLAVSENWSPDGIGVAAADSSGWTLTGAHGLVLDGATADLLLVVATTPDGPSLFAVPATAPGLTRTPLAVLDGTRPLARVEFAHVPARLVGSVGGATDVVDRVVDLATTALAAEQVGGARACLEASASYARERVQFGRAIGSFQAVKHKCADMFTRVQLADAAATEAANVAADGAAALRTAAAVAHIVCSEAYLFAAAENIQVHGGIGFTWEHPAHLYYRRATASQLLFGGPGVYYERLLRATGV, from the coding sequence ATGACCGCGCTGTCCACCGATCGCGTCCGCACGAGCGCCGCCGAGCGCGACGAACTCCGCGCCGCCGTCCGGAGCTACCTGGCCGAACGCAGCGACGAGCAGGTCGTGCGCCGGACCATCGACGCCGGTGTCTACGACCCGGCCGTCTGGTCCGGGCTCGCCACCGAGCTGGGCGTCGTCTCGCTGGCGTTACCGGCCGCCTACGGCGGCGACGGCTACAGCTTCGCCGAGCTCCACGTCGTGTTCGAGGAGCTCGGCAGGGCACTGACGCCGAGCCCGTTCCTCGCCACGGTCGTCCTCGCCGCGTCGGCGCTGCTGGCCTCCGAGGACGACGTCGCCTGCGCGGAGCACCTGCCGGCGATCGCGGCGGGTACCCGCACCGCGACGCTCGCGGTGAGCGAGAACTGGAGTCCGGACGGCATCGGGGTAGCGGCGGCGGACAGCAGCGGCTGGACGCTGACCGGCGCGCACGGCCTGGTGCTCGACGGCGCCACCGCCGACCTCCTGCTGGTCGTGGCCACGACGCCGGACGGTCCCTCGCTGTTCGCCGTTCCGGCGACCGCTCCGGGCCTGACCCGCACGCCGCTCGCCGTGCTGGACGGGACGCGTCCGCTGGCCCGCGTGGAGTTCGCACACGTCCCGGCGCGGCTGGTCGGCTCCGTCGGCGGCGCTACCGACGTCGTGGACCGGGTAGTCGACCTGGCCACCACCGCGCTGGCGGCCGAGCAGGTCGGCGGCGCCCGCGCCTGCCTCGAGGCCAGTGCGTCCTACGCCCGCGAGCGGGTGCAGTTCGGCCGGGCGATCGGGTCGTTCCAGGCGGTGAAGCACAAGTGCGCCGACATGTTCACCCGGGTCCAGCTGGCCGATGCCGCCGCGACCGAGGCAGCGAACGTCGCCGCCGATGGCGCCGCCGCGCTCCGGACGGCCGCGGCGGTCGCCCACATCGTCTGCTCCGAGGCCTATCTGTTCGCCGCCGCGGAGAACATCCAGGTGCACGGCGGAATCGGGTTCACCTGGGAGCACCCGGCGCACCTGTACTACCGGCGCGCCACGGCATCCCAGTTGCTGTTCGGCGGCCCCGGGGTCTACTACGAGCGGCTGCTCCGGGCCACCGGGGTCTGA
- a CDS encoding acetyl-CoA hydrolase/transferase C-terminal domain-containing protein has translation MTRLGRLLRPGMRVAIGDGLGAPRSASRELSVAAREVGDIRLLLGWVPVADPELDLTAFADVRTVMSGWGLRRPIEAGLVHAVPARLSAVPALLAGPLRPDVLLATVVPRSDGGYGFRSEVSWQPAAVDAGALVAGVVAPPFPRADAGPPLPSDRLVLVGESSDPPLTLATASPGPEHRAIAERVAGLLPPGARLQVGPGALGLAVLDAVRTPVRVESGLLPDAVVGLDRRGLLLAPPIATYLAGGAELFEWADGKPLLHRIEHTHDLGRLSSGDPFVAVNTALELDAQGQVNVEAVPGAAIGGIGGHPDYAAAATRSVGGLSIVAVSRRSAFVSALSGPVSTQGHDVDVVVTEDGVADLRGLDRVERAAAIAALR, from the coding sequence ATGACGAGGTTGGGGCGCCTGCTGCGGCCAGGCATGCGGGTCGCGATCGGAGACGGCCTGGGCGCGCCACGCTCGGCGTCCCGGGAGCTCTCGGTGGCGGCCCGGGAAGTCGGCGACATCCGGTTGCTGCTCGGCTGGGTGCCGGTCGCCGACCCGGAGCTGGATCTGACCGCGTTCGCCGACGTGCGGACGGTGATGTCGGGGTGGGGGTTGCGGCGTCCGATCGAGGCAGGGCTGGTGCACGCGGTCCCGGCACGGCTCTCGGCGGTACCCGCACTACTGGCCGGGCCGCTCCGGCCGGACGTGCTGCTCGCGACCGTCGTACCGCGGTCCGACGGCGGGTACGGCTTCCGGAGCGAGGTGTCCTGGCAGCCGGCGGCGGTGGACGCCGGGGCACTGGTCGCCGGAGTGGTGGCGCCGCCGTTCCCCCGTGCGGACGCCGGACCGCCGCTGCCGTCCGACCGTCTGGTGCTGGTGGGGGAGTCCTCGGACCCGCCGCTGACGCTCGCGACGGCGTCGCCCGGCCCCGAGCACCGCGCGATCGCCGAACGCGTGGCCGGGCTGCTGCCGCCCGGCGCCCGGCTCCAGGTCGGCCCGGGAGCGCTGGGCCTCGCCGTGCTGGACGCCGTCCGCACGCCCGTCCGGGTCGAGTCCGGTCTGCTGCCCGACGCCGTGGTCGGTCTCGACCGGCGCGGGCTGCTCCTCGCACCGCCGATCGCGACCTACCTCGCTGGCGGCGCGGAGCTGTTCGAGTGGGCCGATGGCAAGCCGTTGCTGCACCGCATTGAGCACACCCACGACCTCGGTCGGCTGTCGTCCGGTGATCCGTTCGTCGCGGTCAACACCGCCCTCGAGCTCGACGCCCAGGGTCAGGTCAACGTCGAAGCGGTGCCCGGCGCCGCGATCGGTGGCATCGGGGGCCACCCGGACTACGCGGCCGCCGCCACCCGCTCCGTCGGCGGGCTCAGCATCGTGGCGGTGTCCCGGCGTAGTGCGTTCGTGTCCGCGCTCTCGGGCCCGGTGAGCACGCAGGGGCACGACGTCGACGTGGTGGTCACCGAGGACGGCGTCGCGGACCTGCGCGGTCTCGACCGGGTCGAGCGTGCCGCCGCAATCGCCGCCCTGCGGTAG